Genomic segment of Prochlorothrix hollandica PCC 9006 = CALU 1027:
CTGAGGCAGTGGGCATCCTGCCAGGGTAGCTTGAGGCGACTGAAGGCCAGTTGCAGGGAGCTGAGGTGGGGGTGAAAGGTGAGGCAGGTGGGGGGCAAGGTGGTCAACAGCAGGCGACCGAGGCCAAAGAACAGGGGATCGCCGGAAGTGAGGACAACAGCATAGGGCGGTGCGGGGGATGCTGAGGAATCCCAAGCCGATGCTTCCGACTGGTGCCAGTGGCTGAGGCGATCGAGGCTGGCGGCAATGTCGCCCAGGACCCATTGTTCCTGGTGGGGATGGGGAAACAGGGCCAGGTGGCGGGGACTGCCCAGGACGATCGCAGCGCCGTCAATCAAGGCCACCCCTGCGGGACTCAGCCCCGCCGCCCCCTCCAGCCCGATGCCCACCACATGAATCGATCCCATGACACCCCATGACTAACACACCGTAACTAACCCCTGGCTTACATACCCATAATGGAATAGCCAGAATCCACATAGATCACCTGGCCCGTGATGCCGCTGGCCAGATCGCTACAGAGGAACGCCGCCGTATTGCCCACCTCCGACTGGGTCACATTGCGGCGCAGGGGAGCGGTTTCCTCCACATGGTGCAGCATATCCTTGAAGCCCCCGATCGCCGCCGAAGCCAAGGTTTTGATCGGTCCCGCCGAAATGCCATTGACCCGAATTTGGGCCGGTCCCAGATCCGCCGCCAGGTAACGCACATTCATTTCCAGAGCCGCCTTCGCCACCCCCATCACGTTATAGTTGGGGACCACCCGCACCCCCCCCAAATAGCTCAAGGTCACCACACTGCCCCCCTCCGTCATCAGGGGTTTCGCTTCCCGGCAGAGGTGAATCAGGGAATAGGCGCTAATGTCCAGGGCCGTTTTAAAGCCCTCGCGGGGGGTGAGATTAAAGTCGTTCTGGAGGTTTTCCTTTTCCGTGAAGGCTAAACAGTGGATCAAAATATCCAGCCGCCCCCACTGTTCTTTAATAGCCCCAAAAGTCTCGCTCACCTGGGTATCATCCTGCACATTGCAGGGCACAAACAAACTGGGGCTGAGGGGTTCCACCAGTTTGCCCACTTTTTCCTTAAAGCGGCCTCGATCGTCGGGCAAATAGGTTACCCCCAAATTCGCCCCCGCCTGGTGGAGTTGTTGGGCAATGGCCCAGGCAATGGAGCGATCGTTAGCAATGCCGGTAACCAGGGCGTTCTTTCCAGATAGATCTAACAACGGGCAAACCTCCATGAACAATGGCAGGGTGAGACAGCAATCCTAGGGGATTCACCCCAAGCGGCATCCAGAGCCAAATCTGGAGCTAGATCCAGAGGGTATCAACTTAAGCCGGGACGGTGGGACACTCCGCGCCCCCCTATCCCGTTAATCTTGTCCCGCTTTCAGCGGTCAGCCGATCCAGAGACAACCTCTGCCTAGGAACATCTCACCAGAACAGCTTCCAGCATACCGGCTATCCGGTACTCCCTCTCCCCAGACCCCTTGCCCCCACCGCAGTCCCCCCGACTTCTTCGACCCCAGTTTCCCCAGGAATTTCTGGAGACGATCCCGGTAACTGGGGTAAACAACGGGTTAATATGGAAGTTCGATGACGATCGCCACTGTCCCGTATCCCTCTCCCATGCCCAGCTTTAGGGGTAGATCCGATGGAATTCACAAGTCCATCCTGGGGAATAGACGAGACAGCTCCCGACCGCAATGCCAGAAAATACCGTGCCTAAAAACACCGTGCCTAAAAACACCGTGCCAGAAAACACCGTGCCAGAAAACACCGTGCCAGAAAACACTGTGTCCGCAAAAAACAGTGCCCGAACACCAAGTACCTATTACCTTTAGGGTGGGAATCAATGATTGCTTTGCCAGAACAACCTTTAGCGGACATCTTCCGGCAGACGGCAGGCGGCTCGTTCCTCCCCGTAACAGAGAGCTTCGATCGCGGCAAAACCGTATTTTTTCCAGGGGATCCCGCTGAGCGGGTCTATTTTCTGCTAAAGGGAGCGGTGAAGTTATCCCGCGTCTATGAAGCGGGGGACGAGATTACCGTCGCCCTACTGCGGGAGAACAGTGTATTTGGGGTTTTGTCCCTAATTACGGGGCACCGCTCCGATCGCTTTTACCATGCTGTCGCCTTCACCCCAGTCGAACTGATGTCGGTGCCCATTGAGCAGATGCAGAAGACGATGAAGGATAACCCGGAACTGGCGGTGGTGATGTTGCAGGGGCTATCCTCCCGGATTTTGCAAACGGAAATGATGATCGAGACCCTGGCCCACCGGGACATGGGTTCCCGTTTAGTCAGTTTCTTGTTGATTCTTTGCCGAGACTTTGGGGTTCCCACCTATGACGGGATCACCATTGATCTGAAGTTATCCCACCAGGCGATCGCTGAGGCGATCGGCTCCACACGGGTCACCGTCACCCGTTTATTGGGGGATCTACGGGAAGATCACATGATTTCCATCCAAAAGAAAAAGATCACGGTCCATAATCCCGTGGCCTTAAGTCAACAGTTTACTTAATTGGGGTTGCCCCTTAAAGCGGGACAAGATTAACGAGACAGTGGGGCGCTCCGCGCCCCACTGCCCCGGCTTAAGTTGATACCCATCGTTCTGGCCAGAACTCAACCCCTAGGAAACGTGAAGGGGGGCAAACTCGGTTCACCCCCCTCCCTGGAACGGATAATCGGCTGACCCAGAAAGGCTAGATCAGCTTGAGGGCACGGACGGTTAAAAACAAACCGACAGCCATGCCAAAGAACGTAGACAAAAACAGGATGTAGAAGGGGAATCCAGAGAGAAGTTCAGCCATAGATCCTTTATTTAGGGTGGATTAAGGGTAATGCTCATTCCCAGGAACCCTGGGGAATCTGGCATAGCCGGAGTCATGGATAGGGAATCCCAGGAAATCCCAGCGTTGACATCGGGCGATCGCCGCCCCCTGGGGTCTGGGGACTTGCTACCCATTGAAACATATGAAACCTCCCCAGGAACAGATCGCGGGCTGGTTGCCTGACAAAAAGCTCGGATTAATCCTGAATATACTCTTCGCCACTAATGAGGGCCAGTTCGGCCCGCACAAACTCCCGGCCCAGGTAGAGGGCGTGATCCAGCTTAGTGAGGGGGCAGGGATCGCAGTCTTCCGTAATCTTCATGCCTAATTCCTTAGCGGTGCGACCCGTAAACAGGGCCGTGGCTTGGCGTTCCACCTTGCCCCGCACCGGCAGGGGCTGACCCGTGGCCGGATCCACCGCCAAACCTTTGTCGTTAATGGTGTTGGTGTAGTGTTTGGCACAAATTAGGTGGGCTTCACGATCGAGGTAAATAATAAAATAACCGGCGGGATCGAGGGCAATGAAGCGTTTGGAGAGGTCGTGATCGATCGCGGCCAAGTCATCAGCAGAAGGAACCATGGATGGATGTACCCGTGAAACGTTACTGAACTGAAACAAACTGGAACAAACCCAACTGGGGGTATCAACTTAAGCCGGGACAGTGGGGCGCTCCGCGCCCCACTGTCTCGCTAATCTTGTCCCGCTTTCAGCGGTAAGCCCAAACTGGAACGAACCCAACTGACAAAAAACGTCGCCAATCCCAATCCTAGGGTTGAGGCATCTGGGGTGCATCCCGCTGGGGCTGCCCTCACCCTAAATCCCTCTCCCAGAACGGGAGAGGGACTTTGAACATTCTGGCTCCCCTTCTCCCGCCCTGNNNNNNNNNNNNNNNNNNNNNNNNNNNNNNNNNNNNNNNNNNNNNNNNNNNNNNNNNNNNNNNNNNNNNNNNNNNNNNNNNNNNNNNNNNNNNNNNNNNNTCCCCTTCTCCCGCCCTGGGAGAAGGGGCTGGGGGATGAGGGCTGAAAGCAAGTTGCCACAAGGGACTTTGAACATTCTGGCTCCCCGTCTCCCGCCCTGGCAGAAGGGGCTGGGGGATGAGGGCTGAAAAGCAAGTTGCCACACTGGCTTCCGGGGCTATCTATTGTACCCCTGCCCCTAGGGGTTACGGGAGCTAGAAAAACCCAAAGTTCTGGGCAGCGGGAATTTTACCTTTCCCTAGGCGCAATCCACCGCCTGATCCAGGAACTGCTCTAGCCAGTACTTGACGGCATGGGTGGCGCGGCAGTCGTCTTCGTTGTAGTCCACGATCGCCTGGAGGAACTGGCGATCGCCGGTGCTGAGCCATTGTTCATACCAGTAAATCGCCTGGGCACCGTTGGCCTCACTATGTCGCCAGTCAAACCCCACCCAGCGGGCAATGGGCTTGAGGGCATAGCTCTCCACGGGCAGGGTGACCGACTCCGTAACCCAGGCATGGATATCCACAAAGCGATCGAGGAGATTCTGAATGCCCCCCTCCATGCCCCCATAGGTTTTGGCTAAGCGCTTGACCGCCTCCGCCTCATAGGTACAGAAATGGTAAATGGGGGCATGGGGATAGCGAAGCACCAGATCCAGAAACTGCTGCCAAGCTTGGCCCTCCTGATCCGGCTGTTCCGCCAACAGGGCATGGAAACTAGACTGCTGTTTTTGGCGATCGACCACCAAGACCCCATGTAAATAGGCCAAATTGAGTTCGGGCTGGGCTTCAATGTCGAAATACAACTCAATGGGGGTCCCCATGGGCAGGGGATAGTCGGGGAGGTGGTTGGGCAAAGGGGTGTGGCTGAGGCTGGCCTTGGCCTGATCCACCATTTTCCGGGCCACCTCCGCCCCAAAACCCGGTTGATCCCGCAGATGGAGGGGAGCGGTTTTAGCCAGGGTTTCCAGGGTTGTAATGCCCAGTTCCTGCAAAATGCTATAGCGCTTGGGGGTGACACCGGGCAACAGGGACAGGTGACGTTGTTCCTGGGCGGTGGCGTAGCAGTGATCGAACCAGAGACAGAGGGAGCAACGGTTGCGGGCAATGAAGACCTCCGGGGCTGCGGCCTGTTGGAGGGCCGATCGACACTGGTTCAGGGTGTCCTGCATCGGTTCCCAGCGTTCCGCCAAATCCAAAACATAGGGCTGGTCGCGATCGCGCAACATCAGCCACACCTGCTCCGGCACAGCGGCCTGCACTTGGGTCAACACCAGCGCCTGGAAGCTAGACACCATTTGATACTCCAGCTTGGGCCGTCGCCCCAACTTCACCTGCACCGGCCAATATTGCCAGTTCCCAAAACAAGAAACACCGGGCTGTTTAATTAACAAGTCCGGTGTACTCAGGAGTTGAATTTGGGTTTCCCCTTGGCCGTAGGGAGTCAGCAAAACCCCGCGATCGATGCATTCTATGCCCTGGGCCATGAGTTGGCGGGTGGCCCTAAAACCGCTGTCCCAATCCTGGAAAGGATAGACAGGGCGCGTTGATGGGTACTGGTCGAGAATGGCGCGGCGGTGACCCGAACTATCGGTCATGATTTTCTTGAGATAGTCGCTGGGCCGCTGGCGCTGGTTGCTGTCCCCATAGACCTCCAGAAAGGCCCGCCGATGACAGCGTTGATAATGCATAAACAGATCATCGGTGAGCAGAATAGTCATGCTGGCATCGGGAAAAGGGGCACGGGGATTTTCTGGATTTTGCAATTACTTTTGACATGCTCCCCGACCTAAAGGT
This window contains:
- the fabI gene encoding enoyl-ACP reductase FabI yields the protein MLDLSGKNALVTGIANDRSIAWAIAQQLHQAGANLGVTYLPDDRGRFKEKVGKLVEPLSPSLFVPCNVQDDTQVSETFGAIKEQWGRLDILIHCLAFTEKENLQNDFNLTPREGFKTALDISAYSLIHLCREAKPLMTEGGSVVTLSYLGGVRVVPNYNVMGVAKAALEMNVRYLAADLGPAQIRVNGISAGPIKTLASAAIGGFKDMLHHVEETAPLRRNVTQSEVGNTAAFLCSDLASGITGQVIYVDSGYSIMGM
- the ntcA gene encoding global nitrogen regulator NtcA → MIALPEQPLADIFRQTAGGSFLPVTESFDRGKTVFFPGDPAERVYFLLKGAVKLSRVYEAGDEITVALLRENSVFGVLSLITGHRSDRFYHAVAFTPVELMSVPIEQMQKTMKDNPELAVVMLQGLSSRILQTEMMIETLAHRDMGSRLVSFLLILCRDFGVPTYDGITIDLKLSHQAIAEAIGSTRVTVTRLLGDLREDHMISIQKKKITVHNPVALSQQFT
- the petL gene encoding cytochrome b6-f complex subunit PetL — protein: MAELLSGFPFYILFLSTFFGMAVGLFLTVRALKLI
- a CDS encoding DUF4346 domain-containing protein → MVPSADDLAAIDHDLSKRFIALDPAGYFIIYLDREAHLICAKHYTNTINDKGLAVDPATGQPLPVRGKVERQATALFTGRTAKELGMKITEDCDPCPLTKLDHALYLGREFVRAELALISGEEYIQD
- a CDS encoding TM0106 family RecB-like putative nuclease, producing the protein MTILLTDDLFMHYQRCHRRAFLEVYGDSNQRQRPSDYLKKIMTDSSGHRRAILDQYPSTRPVYPFQDWDSGFRATRQLMAQGIECIDRGVLLTPYGQGETQIQLLSTPDLLIKQPGVSCFGNWQYWPVQVKLGRRPKLEYQMVSSFQALVLTQVQAAVPEQVWLMLRDRDQPYVLDLAERWEPMQDTLNQCRSALQQAAAPEVFIARNRCSLCLWFDHCYATAQEQRHLSLLPGVTPKRYSILQELGITTLETLAKTAPLHLRDQPGFGAEVARKMVDQAKASLSHTPLPNHLPDYPLPMGTPIELYFDIEAQPELNLAYLHGVLVVDRQKQQSSFHALLAEQPDQEGQAWQQFLDLVLRYPHAPIYHFCTYEAEAVKRLAKTYGGMEGGIQNLLDRFVDIHAWVTESVTLPVESYALKPIARWVGFDWRHSEANGAQAIYWYEQWLSTGDRQFLQAIVDYNEDDCRATHAVKYWLEQFLDQAVDCA